One part of the Anguilla anguilla isolate fAngAng1 chromosome 11, fAngAng1.pri, whole genome shotgun sequence genome encodes these proteins:
- the LOC118208376 gene encoding probable peptidyl-tRNA hydrolase 2: protein MEPSQQGGPDPASEEVNPAYLQQLRELDIPEEAAKQALIHTRNVSAEEAAMYYFNKLENEEEVDDDLIFKMVFVVNMDLSMGVGKVAAQVAHAAVGLYQALQEKNSWREMAWKWDRTGAQKVVMQGTNMPHLLELQALAMSLSLPTYLVQDAGQTQVEPGSRTVLALIGEEELVSNVTGSLKLL, encoded by the exons ATGGAGCCGTCGCAGCAGGGTGGCCCCGATCCCGCCTCAGAGGAGGTGAACCCCGCCTACCTGCAGCAGCTGCGGGAGTTGGACATACCTGAGGAAGCGGCCAAGCAG GCTCTTATACACACCCGGAATGTGTCTGCAGAGGAGGCTGCCATGTACTACTTCAACAAGCTGGAAAAcgag GAGGAAGTTGATGACGATCTCATATTCAAGATGGTGTTTGTGGTGAATATGGATCTGTCCATGGGGGTGGGAAAG GTGGCAGCGCAGGTGGCGCATGCCGCTGTGGGGCTGTACCAGGCCTTGCAGGAGAAGAACAGCTGGAGGGAGATGGCATGGAAGTGGGACCGCACTGG GGCACAGAAAGTGGTGATGCAGGGCACTAATATGCCAcacctgctggagctgcaggccTTGGCCATGAGTCTCAGCCTCCCCACTTACTTGGTGCAGGACGCTGGGCAGACTCAG GTGGAGCCTGGGTCTCGCACTGTCCTGGCCCTGATTGGAGAAGAGGAACTGGTCAGCAATGTGACCGGGAGCCTGAAACTTCTCTGA
- the si:ch211-220i18.4 gene encoding SRSF protein kinase 3 isoform X1 yields MRRMKRTVNTAHTAGHVAESACGAKSCPGAPETREKAERKTAVGVREIGCLLDLEREEMQDEEDPMDYCYGGYHPVQIGDTFNRRYQVLRKLGWGYFSTVWQCLDLRLSRHVAVKVLKSAAGFTQAAQDELALLRCVCGPNRKHPQSQQVVQLLDEFKLAGENGIHVCLVLELLGPDLHSWQNCFGNPGLPLLWVKQVIKQVLQGLDYLHNQCKIIHTDIKPENILLCLENQSCRQTAEGAVRTQFPGKEALNQDSAVPVSKSRGSGLMSSSMEGISVKIADLGNSCWVYKHFCDEIQTRQYRSLEVLLGLEYGPPADIWSVACMAFELVTGEAMFEPKRGKTFSLEEDHLAHIIELLGRIPASVALSGKYSDHYFNHNGDLRRISILRPWGMYEVLVEKYHCSLKEASLFSDFLLQMLDFLPERRATAAQCLSHPWLNS; encoded by the exons ATGCGGCGAATGAAGCGCACCGTGAACACCGCTCACACAGCCGGCCATGTGGCAGAGTCAGCCTGCGGGGCAAAGTCGTGCCCAGGTGCCCCCGAAACA CGAGAGAAAGCGGAACGGAAAACGGCAGTTGGGGTTCGCGAAATCGGCTGTCTCCTGGACCTGGAACGAGAAGAGATGCAGGACGAAGAGGATCCGATGGACTACTGCTACG GAGGGTACCACCCTGTTCAGATAGGGGACACCTTCAACAGACGATACCAGGTTCTAAGAAAGCTTGGCTGGGGCTACTTCTCCACGGTCTGGCAGTGTCTGGACCTCAG GTTGAGTAGGCATGTAGCAGTAAAGGTGCTGAAGAGTGCAGCGGGCTTCACACAGGCTGCTCAGGATGAGTTAGCACTGCTGCGCTGT GTCTGCGGGCCCAACAGAAAGCACCCACAAAGTCAGCAAGTTGTCCAGCTGCTGGACGAATTCAAACTGGCCGGAGAGAACGGGATTC ACGTGTGCTTGGTTCTGGAGCTGCTGGGCCCGGATCTTCACAGCTGGCAGAACTGCTTTGGGAACCCCGGTCTCCCACTTCTCTGGGTCAAGCAGGTCATTAAACAG GTTCTACAAGGGCTGGATTACCTGCATAACCAGTGTAAAATCATACACACTGACATCAAACCTGAAAATATACTGCTGTGCTTGGAGAATCAATCCTGCAGGCAGACAGCAGAGGGCGCAGTTCGCACACAGTTCCCAGGCAAAGAGGCACTGAACCAGGACAGTGCAG TTCCAGTAAGCAAGTCCAGGGGCAGTGGGTTGATGTCCAGCAGCATGGAGGGGATCTCTGTCAAGATAGCTGACCTAGGGAACTCCTGCTGGGTG TACAAGCACTTCTGTGACGAAATCCAGACGCGTCAGTACCGCTCCCTGGAGGTTCTGCTGGGCTTAGAGTATGGCCCGCCAGCGGACATCTGGAGTGTGGCTTGCATG gctTTTGAGCTTGTCACTGGTGAAGCGATGTTTGAGCCCAAGAGAGGGAAGACCTTCTCCTTGGAGGAAG accACTTAGCTCACATTATCGAACTTCTGGGAAGAATCCCCGCTTCTGTGGCCCTGTCTGGGAAATACTCTGATCACTACTTTAACCACAATG gtgacctgcgTAGGATCAGTATCCTGCGGCCGTGGGGTATGTACGAGGTCTTGGTGGAGAAGTACCACTGCAGCCTAAAGGAGGCTTCCCTGTTCTCTGACTTCCTGCTACAAATGCTGGATTTCCTGCCAGAGAGAAGGGCAACTGCAGCCCAgtgtctctctcacccctgGCTCAACTCTTGA
- the si:ch211-220i18.4 gene encoding SRSF protein kinase 3 isoform X2: MRRMKRTVNTAHTAGHVAESACGAKSCPGAPETREKAERKTAVGVREIGCLLDLEREEMQDEEDPMDYCYGGYHPVQIGDTFNRRYQVLRKLGWGYFSTVWQCLDLRLSRHVAVKVLKSAAGFTQAAQDELALLRCVCGPNRKHPQSQQVVQLLDEFKLAGENGIHVCLVLELLGPDLHSWQNCFGNPGLPLLWVKQVIKQVLQGLDYLHNQCKIIHTDIKPENILLCLENQSCRQTAEGAVRTQFPGKEALNQDSAVPVSKSRGSGLMSSSMEGISVKIADLGNSCWVYKHFCDEIQTRQYRSLEVLLGLEYGPPADIWSVACMAFELVTGEAMFEPKRGKTFSLEEGDLRRISILRPWGMYEVLVEKYHCSLKEASLFSDFLLQMLDFLPERRATAAQCLSHPWLNS; encoded by the exons ATGCGGCGAATGAAGCGCACCGTGAACACCGCTCACACAGCCGGCCATGTGGCAGAGTCAGCCTGCGGGGCAAAGTCGTGCCCAGGTGCCCCCGAAACA CGAGAGAAAGCGGAACGGAAAACGGCAGTTGGGGTTCGCGAAATCGGCTGTCTCCTGGACCTGGAACGAGAAGAGATGCAGGACGAAGAGGATCCGATGGACTACTGCTACG GAGGGTACCACCCTGTTCAGATAGGGGACACCTTCAACAGACGATACCAGGTTCTAAGAAAGCTTGGCTGGGGCTACTTCTCCACGGTCTGGCAGTGTCTGGACCTCAG GTTGAGTAGGCATGTAGCAGTAAAGGTGCTGAAGAGTGCAGCGGGCTTCACACAGGCTGCTCAGGATGAGTTAGCACTGCTGCGCTGT GTCTGCGGGCCCAACAGAAAGCACCCACAAAGTCAGCAAGTTGTCCAGCTGCTGGACGAATTCAAACTGGCCGGAGAGAACGGGATTC ACGTGTGCTTGGTTCTGGAGCTGCTGGGCCCGGATCTTCACAGCTGGCAGAACTGCTTTGGGAACCCCGGTCTCCCACTTCTCTGGGTCAAGCAGGTCATTAAACAG GTTCTACAAGGGCTGGATTACCTGCATAACCAGTGTAAAATCATACACACTGACATCAAACCTGAAAATATACTGCTGTGCTTGGAGAATCAATCCTGCAGGCAGACAGCAGAGGGCGCAGTTCGCACACAGTTCCCAGGCAAAGAGGCACTGAACCAGGACAGTGCAG TTCCAGTAAGCAAGTCCAGGGGCAGTGGGTTGATGTCCAGCAGCATGGAGGGGATCTCTGTCAAGATAGCTGACCTAGGGAACTCCTGCTGGGTG TACAAGCACTTCTGTGACGAAATCCAGACGCGTCAGTACCGCTCCCTGGAGGTTCTGCTGGGCTTAGAGTATGGCCCGCCAGCGGACATCTGGAGTGTGGCTTGCATG gctTTTGAGCTTGTCACTGGTGAAGCGATGTTTGAGCCCAAGAGAGGGAAGACCTTCTCCTTGGAGGAAG gtgacctgcgTAGGATCAGTATCCTGCGGCCGTGGGGTATGTACGAGGTCTTGGTGGAGAAGTACCACTGCAGCCTAAAGGAGGCTTCCCTGTTCTCTGACTTCCTGCTACAAATGCTGGATTTCCTGCCAGAGAGAAGGGCAACTGCAGCCCAgtgtctctctcacccctgGCTCAACTCTTGA